A single region of the Chitinophaga niabensis genome encodes:
- a CDS encoding 3-keto-disaccharide hydrolase, which yields MKRRILTLAVLTLLSVSTAFAQKQQKLFNGKNLDGWKIHGTEKWYVEKGELICESGPDKEYGYLATDKTFKDFELTVDFKQEANGNSGVFFHSSLEGTKISGWQAEVAPPGSNTGGIYESYGRGWLIKPAAEKDKNLKMGEWNTMKVVVKGNNVTTYLNGVEMITLDDEKIGAKEGQVALQIHSGGGIKVRWKNIKIKEIK from the coding sequence ATGAAAAGAAGAATCTTGACACTCGCTGTGCTGACCTTATTATCTGTCAGCACCGCCTTTGCACAAAAGCAGCAAAAACTGTTCAATGGTAAAAACCTCGATGGATGGAAGATCCACGGAACAGAAAAATGGTATGTTGAAAAAGGTGAACTGATCTGCGAAAGCGGTCCAGATAAAGAATACGGTTACCTCGCCACAGATAAAACTTTCAAGGATTTTGAACTTACCGTTGATTTTAAACAGGAAGCCAATGGTAATAGCGGCGTATTCTTCCACTCTTCACTGGAAGGCACCAAAATATCCGGCTGGCAGGCTGAAGTAGCACCTCCCGGTTCCAATACCGGCGGTATCTATGAATCCTATGGCCGTGGCTGGTTGATCAAACCCGCAGCAGAAAAGGATAAGAACCTGAAAATGGGTGAATGGAATACCATGAAGGTGGTGGTGAAAGGCAACAACGTAACCACTTACCTTAATGGTGTGGAAATGATCACACTCGATGATGAAAAGATCGGTGCCAAAGAAGGCCAGGTTGCTTTACAGATCCACTCCGGCGGCGGCATCAAAGTGCGCTGGAAAAACATTAAGATCAAAGAAATAAAATAA